In Notolabrus celidotus isolate fNotCel1 chromosome 22, fNotCel1.pri, whole genome shotgun sequence, the genomic stretch AATTAACTTTCATCTACTTGGGTTAACTAAACCTGCCTCCATCCTTACATGGACATCTGAGTACTTTAATAAAGTGAACTTAATATCTTCACTtctgcttttcttcttttcagatCGATTACACTGGTGTTGACATTTCCAGTCCATGCCACACCTGTGCGAAGAACGTCAGCTGGAACAGCACAACACCGTGTCTGTGTTCTGTGCATTTCACATTGAAGCAGCCATTTGAGGTGAGCAGAAGAGGCTTACAGTGTACAGACTGAATGAATAATATATGCTTTGGCTTCAAAGTGATGGCGTTGCTTAATGTgtaataaaagaggaaaaagtacTGTCCTCCTGACACCAAGGTCCATTAGGAGCCTTTCAAAGCCTAAAGAAAGGAACACTCAAGGATCACTTTATCGTCGATCGATCTAGTCTAAAATTGGTGTGCCCATCAACTGTTGGAAGGCTTTTATTGATTACTTATATAAAGCTCTTATCAGTTGCATTTTCTTCTGATCATATTGTGGATGAGACAAGTCCACCACAAAGTAGTTTAGAAGAAACTTATACTGTATAAGGCATCATCGAAATCTCAAGGTGCACCTGAATCAAACTGTGCTAAAAACACCACCCTAATTTTAAACATAAAGAAGCCTACAAATAGCAAAATCTGTGATGAACTACAGTGTGAATGAATACAGCAGTTATTCCTTTTAGTGCTTTTACTGACATGCACCATTCTTAACACAATCTCTTCTCCCTTACAGAGCAACGTCTTCATGTACTACGGCTTATCCAACTTCTATCAGAACCACAGGCGCTACGTGAAGTCCAGAGATGACAGTCAGCTGAATGGTGACCGCTCTGCTTTGATGGTATGGACTCAAAAATCTTCTGCTATTCGACATTCTGAGATTTCACTTAATTCTTTTTGCATTACTTTAACCCTGGCTACTTTTTACAGAGCCCCAGCAAGGAATGTGAACCTTATCGTACAAGTGAGGGACAACCAATAGCTCCTTGTGGAGCCATAGCAAACAGCCTTTTTAACGGTAGGTCTGACATGCTATGCTAATTAGACACTCCTGCGACTTCTAAGTCTCCTTCTTTAAGTTCTTCACACAATGGAAGTTGGGTATTTAACAGAAGTCTGACTCATTTGCTGAACTTATTTCATGTAACAGCACTGAAGTAgtgtttcttcctgtttttcagACACTCTGGAGCTGTATCATATTGATTCGAATGGCACCAGAAATACAATTCCTCTAGTTAAGAAAGGCATTGCATGGTGGACAGACAAACACGTAAAGTTCAGAAATCCCGGTGGAAACAACAACAATCTCACTTTAGCGTTCCAAGGTAATCTCAGCGAACTTCTGCAAAAGATCTTCAAGTTTAAAACCCGTTCTTTTTCAGTTcccagcatgttttttttcttgtactaCCTCAGGGACATCTAAGCCAGTGAATTGGAGGAAGCCAGTGTACGAGCTAGACCCATTAGATGATGAGAACAACGGCTTTACCAATGAGGACTTCATCGTGTGGATGCGTACGGCTGCTTTGCCCACCTTTCGCAAGCTCTATCGCATCATCCAGAAGAAATCCAGCTCAACTCCCACTCTACCCAGCGGTCAATACGTCTTGGACATCAATTACAGTATCCTTTAAATTATAGCTTAAAAACATATCACACTATGATTTTAAAAGCAAGCCTTAGGCTGTTGGGTTGGCTTGAATGATTTTACAATGATCATATGTTGTTCCTTCTCATGAAGCTCCACAGAGTAAGATTTTTACTCAGAACACCAGTCTAGTTATCTCATCTTTTTAGAGTGTCAGATTTGAAACTTGTAGGCTGTTTACACCTGGTTAGTTCTAGGTGATGGGATCACAAGTGGACAGCCTTAAGTACAGGTGCGTCCACACTTGACTGTATACTGAGGATAGATCACTcaggccacacacacagaggtgatCTGAGACGCATTTGTCCACTTCATCAGAAGTCCACAGAACTGTTGAGGAACATCAGGCTTCATGATCCAACAATGTTTCACAGGCATGTTCTGTCATTACTTCACTCAATGGTCACCAGCTCTTCTGTCCCTCCTGCCactagttataataataataataataataatatattttacttATATGcacctttcaaagcactcaaggtcaccctACAAAGCAGACCAATCAATTTAgatagacaaaaacaaaacaatgaacaggAAAAGATACAGTGCAGTGAAAAGATGTAATCAGATTGAATCTGCCAGTTTAAAAGTTGTCTAGCTCACCCCGTCTCTTTGCATCACAGGTTTTTTATATTTGGTTATTTTTTGAAAGGCTAATGAAGGTGAATGGggctctgtgtttatttgcatgCAGAGCAAACAGGTGAGATACAATCACAGGTGGTAGCTAAAAACACATTAAGAGATGCATGACAATGCAGAATGTGAATGCTCGTACTTAGAACTGTACACTCATGATCTGCTCACCCAGGACGCATGTCTATACCAGGTCTTAATAACCCCATagtgaaaaaaaaccccaaacacCTTAATAACAAGTAAAAGTctgaatcaataaaaaataagcTTACTAGTTCTCAAATGTCGTCAAATGTATTTAATGAGTCAACAAGTATACGTTCCACATGTTTTGATTAAAAGGGGTGTCTGTGTTTGACAAAGCAAAGTTGTCCTAACATCTCTGCTTGAGACCCAGATGTTGAAAAGTGTGCATACATAGTTATACTAAAACTGGAATTACGTCAGAGCTAGAATGACTGTGAAGACTAGACTGACTGTTTTTATAAAGATGTTTTAGTGTCACTGTGCTTTCACTCTCTCATTGCCATTAGTGATGTGTAAATTGTAACCCCATCATCAAATTACAGTCAATCCGATGTTTTCCCTTTAACTGTAAATTTTCAGATTACCCCGTGCTCAGTTTTGATGGCCGTAAGAGGATGATCCTGAGCACAATCTCCTGGATGGGAGGGAAGAACCCCTTCCTTGGCATTGCCTACATCACTGTTGGCTCCATCTGCTTCTTCCTGGGTGTGGTGCTGCTCATCATCCACCACAAATATGACACCCGCAACAACAGTGCCGATATTCCAAACTAAACTGTTCCTGTGTTGCATTTTCCTGCCTCTGCATGCATGGGTGACCCGAAGAGGTCCGTTGTGGACTGCTTGTTGATTTCAGCGTGAATACACTGGTCTCTGTCATTGTTTGTGGTGTGTTACTGTAAGGATGGCAGTTTCTCATCAAAAGCTGAGTTTATGTGTAGGACAACAAAAGAAGGTTGTTTTAAGTGTCTGTGTGCATACAGCTTCAAGTCAGCTGCTAAGAATGTCATTTCCTGACTTCAGATGAacgtttttattttctatttatctaTACATCACAGAAGTATCTCTTTTATTTTAGCAGTGCTTTGCAAATGCTTGATTATTGAAGGATGTACGTATTTTTAACGCAAGTTTTTGTCCCAGTTGTGTACTGTAATATATCCTGCTGAAGAATGTACCATCATACTCCATTGACATACCTCTCTGGTCTTTGAGATTATCCTGAAAGTAGTATGGGATAATCATTGCACGTGTGCTGTTTATTATGGTAAGCATTGGTGTTTAAAATGAAGCATTTTATCCTTGGAGAGTAATAGAATACTCATGACAAGTAGTACTAAAAGTAAGGTTACCTACCCTCTGATATGACTGGTTGTATAAATTGATTGTGCCAGTCACAAGGCATCTTTAGATAATGATAGTGTAAGACTTATTAATCATAAAATCATGTACCATTATATCCAATACTCTTGATTCTTAGACTCTGGGCAACATCTCAGGCAGATCTGagcacaaatatttattttgttataacaGTTTGACCTGTATGTGATTAAGTTAAATACATTCTTCAATGTTGACCAAATAATATGCACTTTAAAAGTGTCACATTTGTTAGTTTTTCCCCTTTGTTTCACTTCATCCTCTGTTATAATGACttcttaattaatttaaaataagttaattGTTGAGATTGGAGATTTCTgggttttttaaagtttgtaggGTCCAATAAACAACTTGTTGAATGTATAGGTATTCCATGGATATCTTTTTCTTGCAGTCACAACTACTGCTGAATCTGCTTACTGAGAGACTAGCACTCTCTTATTGATTCTTTCTACACATTATATTAGAAATGACGAACTTAAAATGAGCATTGTTGTCGTTTTTattaaaaagtattatttatATCACTAACTACGTCACGCGACCGGATGTGGAAGGTCCACCGATGGATTGTGGGAAGTCAAACTGCAAGTGTCCTTGTGCTGTGACGTTACCTCAACCTCGTCGTGTGACTTCACTGAAGTTTGCCAAAATGTATAGACAACTTATGGTAAGTAAGACGTTTATTTCGAGTCATTCATCACAAAACACTGaagttttgttatttaaatCTCTTAGGGTCATTGTGGCGAAACTAATTAATGCTTGTGAACTTTATTCAGTTATGTTTTGAGTCTTGTAACGGTCCCTGGATAAACTTTCAAACCACCCTTAGCTGTCAGCCAGCATTACAGAGATGATAATATGAAACAGTTATGTTGCAATCCTGCGCACTTTGCTCATTTGTATTATGTTTAACAGAATATTTCTTACTTTCACACTGTCGCATTTAGACACGCTTCATTTAAAGcaacaagtcaagtcaaatttaagTTTCTGGTGTTTTAACTCTCAGACATTTTCTCATTGAGGTGTCGAGTCGACCTTTTAAAGCGACTACCTTGCGTTACTTTCATAATATAAAATTAACTTGAACGCCTCAAACAAACAGGACGTCATTACGTCACACGCGGCTTCGATAGGAACGTGCGTTATGTAGTCGAGATACAGGTGAACACCAGGCTTTTGAGATAGCCTGCATAAATGTGAAGTTTCAGCTAAGCTAAGGTCAGTTATATATTGGAGGTATGAAATCAATAATTTGGTGTCAGTATTACCTTTAATCCTCGAGGTTATATGAACCCACTGCCCTAATCATGAACTAGTATGAATTTGATATAACAATACATTAACAGTACGAAAAACCACCTCTTTCAAACTATAAACTCAAAGATGAAATCAGTGAGTTGACCTGTAAGAGCATGACATGCCTTTATCCTTTCATGCCAACTGGCATGTTATCACAGAGGTCAACTCGCTAATTTCCCCTTTTGTAAATAAGTGTAATACCGAGTTAGGCCAGCAGATGTCACCCCTGTGACTGAAACGCATTAAAATAAGACTATTTTTAGCTCATTTGCTTGAAGTGGTGAGATGCTGCAGAATATACAGTGCACGCCCTCTTCAATCCAACCAAGGACAGCTTGCTGAACCATCCAAACATTGTCAACTATGTGTaattcaaaaaaacatttgatgtattttgtgacatttcaatttcttatattgttttatattacTTTTGAAGCCATGTCATCCTAAGTTGAATGTTTGTGCCACCAGGGACTTCGGCAGCTCTCTAGGCGGACCATCTCCAGCAGTGCCCGCAGACAGATTGATAacactgtgaaagaaaaacaaaaagtgtttcaGGTATGGTTGATCtgttttaaagacacagcatATGGTTCCGTTAGTACCCCATATGGTTTTTCACATTGGGACTCCTGTAAGCACGGTCATAGGCCAATCTGATTTTtgatgtttgtcataaaaaagcATATGTTGTCACAAACATATACAAAGATGGGGTTATTAAAGCTGTAAGGTGATTTGTACGTATTAATGAACCAAGAAAAATAAGCTTCATTTTTGAAGTATTGTTGATCAAAAGTTGTAGGAAGTTGGAGTAAAAATACCCAATCATAATGTAATTAGTGGGCATGTTTTTCTTACGTTTAGTCATTATGTGTCTATTTGAGTTGTGGTTTGTAGAGTTTGTTTTCATCCATCAGTGTTTAAAGTGCAACAGAGAATGAGCCCTTTCTGTACAGATAATGATAATGTTAAAGTTTCTACTCTGTTCCCAGGTTCTGGATACAGAATCTAAATATATCCTCTTTGTAGCCTGACAGATAAGTATGAGTGGGTTTCACTTCAATGTTAAAATGACATCCAGCTGTAGCCGAGACTGAAGTTATACTAATAACGCTTGCAAGCTGCTAATTAAAAACCCATTGCAAAAGCAAAGTTCCAATGTGGCGGACTTTGCTGATCCTGGCATAGCGTAAGAAATGACTACCGCCATAGTTGATAGATGGGCTACCCATGCTTCTAAATCCCTGGGCAAGCATTGCTTGATTGCGTAGTGTTCTGTATGCCACCACCTAATTGCTGTGGTTAGATAGAGATGAGCTAGACAAAAAGATGAATACCAGTGAAAGTTATAAACAGAGATGCTTGAAGTTAAAGGGCATTCATTTTCATTAGAAAGTAACACAATACGTTGATGCATTTTAATTCATCACTCTTTGAACAGGAGGACAATGGTATACCTATCCATCTGAAGGGTGGGACAAAGGACGCTCTGCTCTTCAGAGCCACAATGACTCTCACTGTGTTTGGTAAGTCAGAGTTTGTCTAAGATTTCATGAGTCAGGTGACCTCCAGATGTCTCCGTCTGTgttttggaaaaataaacatttcatacTAGTGACTTGACCATAAATGTTATCACTGAAACTAGCTTTGAAAGTGAAATAACTGTAATTTCACAATGCATCATCCAGAGTTCTTTGAAGTCAGGACAGTTAGCTTGTGTTATATCTCAGTCACATCTGTAATACTTGTTTGATCTCTTCACAGGAGCTGGATATGTTGTGTATGAGCTGTTCACTGCTGCAATGCCAAAGAAGGCATAGTGAAACAGCTACAACAAGCTGTGTTTTACAGTGTGATGAAACAATCATGCATGGGCTTTTTATGTATTACATAAAGTCATGTCCAGAAAAGGAATCATCTGTGTTGTcaataatatcaatatttttaaatgtacaaaagAAATGATTATTTATTGAGATtgccaaaataaaaatgtacaactCTATGAATTGTGTGATCTTTATCAGGCTGGATTTAATAACATCACCTATGCACGTATGTAAAGTAAGTGTTTAGTTTCACCAGTAGAGGGCACCAACAACCAATCTGTCAGAAGCGTTCTAACTGGCGGTGCAAGTATGGGCTTTGACTGAAAAAGTTaggttttgacttttttttttttttttttactaaaaaatgtgtgatttaaatgtaaattcgTGAAAGACATTGAATATTTCGcttgtttaaaaatgatgttaataCCAGTATCttgaaaaatctgaaaagcCAGAGTTCAGTGATTATAAAGATACAACTTCAGGATATTTGATAAGTTTGCTTGTTGTCCATATATGACGCTTCCCTTTAGTGTTGTCTGTTACCCTATCATGAGGTCACACTGGCACTGGAAACTCATTAAATCACCAGACCAAAGGAatgcaggcaaaaaaaaaaaatgtaatctctAAACATTGGATCGGTTTTAGCAGGGGGGGCATCCTCCGAAGGGCAGAAGTTTCGTAAGAAGCCCATCTGATGGTAAACTGAGAGTTGGGAACAGCCCCCCTATTAAGTAGCCGATGGTGGAAAGATTCTTCCCACTTGGAAAGAGAGGCTTTTCCTTCTTGGACATCTGCTGGCGGAGCTTCCAGtagccagagagaggagagaggggtccTTTCGCAGCTCCTGAAACTTTTCTCTCACTTTCCAGAGGGGGAAGCTTCCAGCGGGGTGCTCGTGCATTTGATCGGGTGATTTTTCTTGGGGGTTGAATTGGTGAGTACATTAACTTTAATTTATGCGCACTTTTGTCATTTTAGAAAAGAATAGAAAGagctttattacattttttttttcattttttcacttcAATGCATTTTTGTCGACAATTTCTCAGATGAGTTTTCCCCAAACAGATTAACACTAGTAAAACGAGTCAACCATTTAAAATAGTTTATAACGAATGTTCTTTTTTAGATAAGTTACTTTCATATATTAAATGCTCAGTCGCGTCCTTGAATTAGATTTTCAAACTGTTAGTTtga encodes the following:
- the LOC117806189 gene encoding cell cycle control protein 50A-like gives rise to the protein MMASSYNAKEEDGHHSGAANHGGAGAVKSKKPDNTAFKQQRLPAWQPILTAGTVLPAFFVIGLIFIPIGIGLYVSSNNIKEFEIDYTGVDISSPCHTCAKNVSWNSTTPCLCSVHFTLKQPFESNVFMYYGLSNFYQNHRRYVKSRDDSQLNGDRSALMSPSKECEPYRTSEGQPIAPCGAIANSLFNDTLELYHIDSNGTRNTIPLVKKGIAWWTDKHVKFRNPGGNNNNLTLAFQGTSKPVNWRKPVYELDPLDDENNGFTNEDFIVWMRTAALPTFRKLYRIIQKKSSSTPTLPSGQYVLDINYNYPVLSFDGRKRMILSTISWMGGKNPFLGIAYITVGSICFFLGVVLLIIHHKYDTRNNSADIPN
- the LOC117806190 gene encoding cytochrome c oxidase subunit 7A2, mitochondrial-like, whose protein sequence is MDCGKSNCKCPCAVTLPQPRRVTSLKFAKMYRQLMGLRQLSRRTISSSARRQIDNTVKEKQKVFQEDNGIPIHLKGGTKDALLFRATMTLTVFGAGYVVYELFTAAMPKKA